From a single Bradyrhizobium sediminis genomic region:
- a CDS encoding MarR family winged helix-turn-helix transcriptional regulator, with translation MPSKPTSVTMDAVYDAPGYLFRRMQQIAVSIFVEECRAYDLTPVQFAALVAIHTHPGIDATRLSAVIAFDRSTLGNVIERLESKGHIERKPSPGDKRIKLLYLTREGAALLRDIMPSVDRAQARMLQPLKPADRKTLLALLTQLVDLSNEASRVPLRAEDALEHLGKAG, from the coding sequence ATGCCGAGTAAGCCAACGTCGGTGACGATGGACGCGGTCTACGATGCGCCCGGCTATCTGTTCCGCCGGATGCAGCAGATCGCGGTGTCGATCTTCGTCGAGGAGTGCCGGGCCTACGACCTGACGCCGGTGCAATTTGCCGCATTGGTCGCGATCCACACCCATCCCGGCATCGACGCCACGCGGCTGTCCGCCGTGATCGCATTCGACCGCTCCACGCTCGGCAATGTGATCGAGCGGCTGGAGAGCAAGGGCCATATCGAGCGCAAGCCCTCGCCCGGCGACAAGCGAATAAAGCTGCTCTATCTGACCAGGGAAGGCGCGGCCTTGCTGCGCGATATCATGCCGTCGGTCGATCGGGCGCAGGCGCGGATGCTGCAGCCGCTGAAGCCCGCCGACCGCAAGACCCTGCTGGCGCTGTTGACGCAACTGGTCGATCTCAGCAACGAGGCCTCGCGCGTGCCGCTGCGCGCCGAAGACGCGCTCGAACATCTCGGGAAGGCAGGCTGA
- the maiA gene encoding maleylacetoacetate isomerase, with protein MKLHGYFRSSASYRVRIALNLKGLRADQLSHHLRKGEQRDPAFLALNPQGLVPALQDDKGAVLTQSLAIIEWLDETHPEPPLLPDDPLRRAKVRAFAQAVACDIHPVQNLKVLARLRELGLPEEQVTGWAAWANREGLAACEALIASEPGPFCFGDTPTIADLCLVPQLFNARRFGVDVSVYPRLLRAEAAAQAMKAFTDAAPDRQPDAE; from the coding sequence ATGAAGCTGCACGGCTATTTCCGCAGCAGCGCGTCCTACCGGGTCAGAATCGCGTTGAATCTGAAGGGTCTGCGTGCCGATCAGCTCTCCCATCACCTGCGCAAGGGCGAACAGCGCGATCCCGCTTTTCTCGCCCTCAACCCGCAAGGGCTGGTCCCGGCGCTGCAGGACGACAAGGGCGCGGTGCTGACCCAGTCGCTCGCCATCATCGAATGGCTGGACGAAACCCATCCCGAGCCGCCGCTGCTGCCTGATGATCCGCTGCGCCGCGCCAAGGTTCGCGCCTTCGCGCAGGCCGTGGCCTGCGATATCCACCCGGTGCAGAATCTGAAAGTGCTGGCGCGATTGCGCGAACTCGGCCTGCCCGAGGAGCAGGTGACGGGCTGGGCGGCCTGGGCCAACCGCGAGGGCCTTGCCGCTTGCGAGGCCCTGATCGCGAGCGAGCCCGGTCCATTCTGTTTTGGCGACACGCCGACCATCGCCGATCTCTGCCTGGTGCCGCAGCTGTTCAACGCGCGGCGCTTCGGTGTCGATGTTTCGGTCTATCCGCGGCTGCTCAGGGCCGAAGCGGCGGCACAGGCCATGAAGGCGTTTACCGACGCCGCACCGGACAGGCAGCCCGATGCCGAGTAA
- the gtdA gene encoding gentisate 1,2-dioxygenase yields MEPVLKTPEREAFYKKIDGENLSALWNVMGDLITPEPKSACRPHLWKFDAIRDYMTEAGKLITAKEATRRVLVLENPGLRGQSKVTTSLFAGVQMVIPGDIAPSHRHSQSALRFVLEGHGAYTSVDGERTAMEPGDFVITPAMTWHDHSNETSDPMFWLDGLDIPMVQFFDASFAEDSKEDQQKITRPPNDSFGRYGHNLLPVDEKRKSKTSPIFNYPYAHTREALEQAKARNEWDACHGLKLKFSNPETGDFAMPTIGTFIQLLPKGFKTARYRSTDATVFAAIEGKGRSRIGEQTFEWGPRDLFVVPSWQWVTHEADVDSVLFSFSDRPVQQKLDLFREDRGNA; encoded by the coding sequence ATGGAGCCCGTGCTGAAGACGCCGGAACGCGAGGCGTTCTACAAGAAGATCGACGGCGAAAATCTCTCGGCGTTGTGGAACGTGATGGGCGACCTGATCACGCCGGAGCCGAAGAGCGCCTGCCGGCCGCATCTGTGGAAATTCGACGCCATCCGCGACTACATGACCGAAGCCGGCAAGTTGATCACCGCCAAGGAAGCCACGCGGCGGGTGCTGGTGCTGGAAAATCCGGGGCTGCGCGGGCAGTCGAAAGTCACGACCTCGTTGTTTGCCGGCGTCCAGATGGTGATCCCGGGCGACATCGCGCCGTCGCACCGGCACAGCCAGTCAGCGCTGCGTTTCGTGCTCGAAGGCCACGGCGCCTATACTTCGGTCGACGGCGAGCGCACTGCGATGGAGCCGGGCGATTTCGTCATCACCCCGGCGATGACCTGGCACGATCATTCCAACGAGACCAGCGATCCGATGTTCTGGCTCGACGGGCTCGACATCCCGATGGTGCAGTTCTTCGACGCGTCCTTTGCGGAAGACTCCAAGGAAGACCAGCAGAAGATCACCCGTCCCCCGAACGACAGCTTCGGCCGCTACGGCCATAACCTGCTGCCGGTCGACGAGAAGCGCAAATCCAAGACCTCGCCGATCTTCAACTATCCCTACGCCCATACGCGCGAGGCGCTGGAACAGGCCAAGGCGCGCAATGAGTGGGACGCCTGCCACGGGCTGAAGCTGAAATTCTCCAATCCCGAGACCGGCGATTTCGCGATGCCGACCATCGGCACCTTCATCCAGCTGTTGCCGAAGGGATTCAAGACGGCGCGCTATCGCTCGACCGACGCCACCGTGTTCGCGGCGATCGAGGGCAAGGGCCGCTCCCGGATCGGCGAGCAGACCTTCGAATGGGGCCCGCGCGATTTGTTCGTGGTGCCGAGCTGGCAGTGGGTCACCCACGAGGCCGACGTCGATTCCGTGCTGTTCAGTTTCTCGGATCGCCCAGTGCAGCAGAAGCTGGATTTGTTCCGCGAGGACCGCGGCAACGCGTAA
- a CDS encoding ABC transporter permease: protein MLERAPPKDPPQTGLDTESRPVGFRGAGFAPKAGRTSGWIALALVLALWQLAGSAGWINPLFLPPPSAIALAIWKLAISGALWQHVSVSVMRIGSGWILGTAAGVLVGFAIGLSSVARGVGITFISALFPIPKIALLPLLILWLGIGEEPKVATIALGVFFSTAISVYSGVDAVPRNLIRMAQSFNVPFASIVRRVIWPGALPSILAGFRISASVALLLVVSAEMIGAQFGIGAFVLQAGNLMQTDQLLAGVVILSLFGLAVGKLINLLETRLLHWR, encoded by the coding sequence ATGCTTGAGCGCGCGCCGCCGAAAGATCCGCCGCAAACCGGTCTCGATACCGAGTCGCGGCCGGTCGGGTTTCGCGGCGCCGGCTTTGCGCCGAAGGCAGGCCGCACCTCCGGCTGGATCGCGCTCGCGCTGGTACTGGCGCTTTGGCAGCTGGCCGGCAGCGCCGGATGGATCAATCCGCTGTTCCTGCCGCCGCCGTCGGCGATTGCGCTGGCGATCTGGAAGCTCGCGATCTCGGGCGCGCTTTGGCAGCATGTCTCGGTGTCGGTGATGCGGATCGGTTCCGGCTGGATCCTCGGCACCGCCGCCGGCGTCCTGGTCGGCTTCGCGATCGGGCTTTCCAGCGTCGCGCGCGGCGTCGGCATCACCTTTATCTCGGCGCTGTTCCCGATTCCGAAGATCGCGCTGCTGCCGCTGCTGATCCTGTGGCTCGGCATCGGTGAAGAGCCGAAGGTCGCGACCATCGCGCTCGGGGTATTCTTTTCCACCGCGATCTCGGTCTATAGCGGCGTCGATGCGGTGCCGCGCAACCTGATCCGGATGGCGCAGAGCTTCAACGTGCCGTTCGCTTCCATCGTGCGGCGGGTGATCTGGCCCGGCGCGCTGCCGTCGATCCTCGCCGGCTTCCGCATTTCGGCTTCGGTGGCGCTACTGCTGGTGGTCAGCGCCGAAATGATCGGCGCCCAGTTCGGCATCGGCGCCTTCGTGCTGCAGGCCGGCAACCTGATGCAGACCGATCAACTGCTGGCCGGCGTCGTCATCCTGTCGCTGTTCGGGCTCGCGGTGGGGAAGCTGATCAACCTCCTGGAGACGCGGCTGTTGCACTGGCGCTAG
- a CDS encoding ABC transporter ATP-binding protein, translated as MHLIADHISHRFGALEVLDDVSFTVRSGEVVAIVGPSGCGKSTLLSILGGLLQPSAGVAEWRGAPPPDSRNPLTFVFQDFALLPWCTVAENVEFPLLHTALTPSDRRAVVDDALHRTGLSDFRGTYPKQLSGGMRQRVGIARALAVRPAILLMDEPLSALDSQTRELLMEDFVGLLADGAMGAVYVTHNLEEAVRIADRIVVLSRRPGRIREVVSIPMTRGERGEIHARERLLALQSELWSKIREQAIDAEREVQHA; from the coding sequence ATGCACCTGATCGCCGACCATATCAGCCATCGCTTCGGCGCGCTCGAGGTGCTCGACGACGTGTCGTTCACGGTACGCTCGGGCGAGGTGGTGGCGATCGTCGGTCCGTCCGGCTGCGGCAAGAGCACGCTGCTGTCGATCCTCGGCGGGTTGCTGCAGCCGAGCGCGGGCGTAGCGGAATGGCGCGGCGCGCCGCCGCCGGACAGCCGCAATCCGCTGACCTTCGTGTTCCAGGATTTCGCGCTGCTGCCGTGGTGCACGGTGGCTGAGAATGTCGAATTCCCGTTGCTGCATACCGCCCTGACCCCGAGCGATCGCCGCGCTGTTGTCGACGACGCCCTGCACCGCACCGGCCTGTCGGACTTTCGCGGCACCTATCCGAAGCAATTGTCCGGCGGCATGCGCCAGCGCGTCGGCATCGCCCGGGCGCTGGCGGTGAGACCCGCGATCCTGTTGATGGACGAGCCGCTGTCGGCGCTGGATTCGCAGACCCGCGAATTGCTGATGGAGGATTTCGTCGGACTGCTCGCCGACGGCGCGATGGGCGCGGTCTATGTCACGCACAATCTCGAGGAGGCGGTGCGGATCGCCGACCGTATCGTGGTGCTGTCGCGGCGGCCCGGCCGCATCCGCGAGGTCGTCAGCATCCCGATGACGCGCGGCGAGCGCGGCGAGATCCATGCCCGCGAACGGCTGCTGGCGCTGCAGAGCGAGCTGTGGTCGAAGATTCGCGAACAGGCGATCGACGCCGAGCGCGAGGTGCAGCATGCTTGA
- a CDS encoding ABC transporter substrate-binding protein, which translates to MIRLAWLALAGLVALAAGGIARADEPLKAKIGVLRLSSSAPVFIAQDKGYFKEAGLDIELKFFDAAQPIAVATTSGDVDFGITAFTAGLYNLAGKGTLKVIGGMSRERAGYPLIGYFASNNAYASGLKTPKDLAGKRIAVTQTGSSFHYSLGLLADKYGFKLADVKVLPLQSLSNAAAALKGETVDAALLPVSTARKLIDDGGAKLLGWVGDETPWQLGAVFASTKTAANKPLVTKLLAALARADREYHDVILASIKDGKASINDKTRPLLEIIAKYTNLPVEQVVGNCAYIDPDGKLDVRNVANQIEWLQEQGFVDKGFGVDAIIAREYVKAD; encoded by the coding sequence ATGATAAGGTTGGCGTGGCTCGCATTGGCGGGCCTAGTGGCTTTGGCGGCGGGCGGGATCGCGCGGGCGGACGAGCCCTTGAAGGCGAAGATCGGCGTGTTGCGGCTGTCGTCGTCGGCGCCGGTGTTCATCGCGCAGGACAAGGGCTACTTCAAAGAGGCCGGGCTAGATATCGAGCTGAAGTTCTTCGACGCCGCGCAGCCGATCGCGGTCGCGACTACCTCGGGCGATGTCGATTTCGGCATCACCGCGTTCACCGCTGGTCTCTACAACCTCGCCGGCAAGGGCACGCTGAAAGTGATCGGCGGCATGAGCCGCGAGAGGGCCGGCTATCCCCTGATCGGCTATTTCGCCAGCAACAACGCCTATGCGAGCGGCCTGAAGACGCCGAAGGATCTCGCCGGCAAACGCATCGCGGTGACCCAGACCGGGTCGAGCTTTCACTATTCGCTCGGCCTGCTCGCCGACAAATACGGCTTCAAGCTTGCGGATGTGAAGGTGCTGCCGCTGCAGTCGCTGTCGAATGCCGCCGCCGCCCTGAAAGGCGAGACCGTCGACGCCGCGCTGCTGCCGGTCTCGACCGCGCGCAAGCTGATCGACGACGGCGGCGCGAAACTGCTGGGCTGGGTCGGCGACGAGACGCCGTGGCAGCTCGGCGCCGTGTTTGCGTCGACCAAGACCGCGGCCAACAAGCCGCTGGTCACCAAACTCCTCGCTGCGCTGGCTCGCGCCGACCGCGAATATCACGACGTGATCCTGGCCTCGATCAAGGACGGCAAGGCTTCGATCAACGACAAGACCAGGCCGCTGCTGGAGATCATCGCCAAATACACCAATTTGCCGGTCGAGCAGGTGGTCGGCAACTGCGCCTATATCGATCCCGACGGCAAGCTCGACGTCAGGAATGTCGCCAACCAGATCGAATGGCTACAGGAACAGGGTTTCGTCGACAAGGGATTTGGCGTCGACGCGATTATTGCCAGGGAATATGTGAAGGCGGATTGA
- a CDS encoding FAD-dependent oxidoreductase, protein MPSKSITEPARQIPLYGEYEVAVLGGGPAGIAAAVAAARAGRRTLLIERYGFLGGMGTAAGVTNFCGLHANVFGEMHRVVQGVASELLTRIDRLGGLNAPHLILGKILAQAYDTAAYKIAADDLLAAHKVDILFHALGAGVVMPDDKRINALMVETKAGRQAIVADIFIDCSGDGDLAAWAGAAFEVGDNAGSMLYPSMMFRLNGIDPEKAGDAWRTIPALMEAAEAAGTHRFPRKAAIVRPQRSQIEWRVNFTQLSRDDGSAISGLEPDDLTRGEIDGRRQAIQAFEFLRTVPGFEKSYIVDLPPQLGIRETRRVVGGYMLSGEDVLGCASFGDSIGVNGWPMESHVAGDVVFRFPPIPESRGFNELPYRMLVPAGIDNLLIAGRCASMTHDGQSAARVSGACFAMGEAAGSAAALALSGNTIPRDIAVEKLQQQLKQQGAFIGQDQRVPEGL, encoded by the coding sequence TTGCCCTCCAAATCCATCACCGAACCCGCCCGTCAAATTCCGCTATACGGCGAATATGAAGTCGCCGTGCTCGGCGGCGGGCCCGCGGGCATCGCGGCCGCCGTCGCTGCGGCGCGCGCGGGGCGGCGCACGCTGTTGATCGAGCGCTATGGCTTTCTCGGCGGCATGGGGACGGCGGCGGGCGTGACCAATTTCTGCGGGCTGCACGCCAATGTTTTCGGCGAGATGCACCGGGTGGTGCAGGGCGTCGCCTCCGAACTGCTGACGCGAATCGACCGGCTCGGCGGGCTCAATGCGCCGCATCTGATCCTCGGCAAGATCCTGGCGCAGGCCTACGACACCGCGGCCTACAAGATCGCGGCCGACGATCTGCTCGCCGCCCACAAGGTCGACATTCTCTTTCACGCACTCGGTGCCGGCGTTGTCATGCCGGACGACAAGCGCATCAATGCGTTGATGGTGGAAACGAAAGCCGGGCGTCAGGCGATCGTTGCGGACATCTTCATCGACTGTTCCGGCGACGGAGATCTCGCCGCCTGGGCCGGTGCCGCGTTCGAGGTCGGCGACAACGCCGGCAGCATGCTCTATCCCTCGATGATGTTCCGCCTCAACGGCATCGACCCCGAAAAAGCCGGCGACGCCTGGCGGACGATTCCGGCGCTGATGGAAGCGGCCGAAGCCGCCGGCACGCATCGTTTTCCGCGCAAGGCCGCGATCGTGCGGCCGCAGCGGTCACAAATCGAATGGCGGGTGAATTTCACCCAGCTTTCGCGCGACGACGGCAGCGCGATCAGCGGGCTCGAACCCGACGACCTCACCCGCGGCGAGATCGACGGCCGCCGCCAGGCGATCCAGGCATTCGAGTTCCTGCGCACGGTGCCGGGGTTCGAGAAATCCTACATCGTCGACCTGCCGCCACAGCTCGGCATCCGCGAAACCCGCCGCGTGGTCGGCGGCTACATGCTGTCGGGCGAGGATGTGCTCGGTTGCGCCTCGTTCGGCGACAGTATCGGCGTCAACGGCTGGCCGATGGAATCCCATGTCGCCGGCGACGTGGTGTTCAGGTTTCCGCCGATCCCGGAATCGCGCGGCTTCAACGAATTGCCCTATCGCATGCTGGTTCCCGCCGGCATCGACAATCTCCTGATCGCCGGGCGCTGCGCCTCGATGACCCATGACGGCCAGTCGGCGGCGCGGGTCTCCGGCGCCTGCTTTGCGATGGGCGAGGCCGCGGGGTCCGCCGCGGCGCTGGCGCTGTCAGGCAACACGATTCCGCGCGACATTGCGGTGGAAAAGCTGCAACAACAACTGAAGCAACAGGGCGCGTTTATCGGGCAGGACCAGCGCGTGCCCGAAGGGCTATAA
- a CDS encoding 2-dehydropantoate 2-reductase has product MRICIFGAGAVGSHFAVRLALAGHDVSCVMRGSHLGAVKANGLTLRVGDAEFKAGVNASDDPAALGPQDVVISTLKATGIGALATGLKPLLRDDTAVVFAQNGIPWWYDIGLSADHPPPPDLGFLDPGAQLRSAVARERIIGGVIFSSNEVITPGVVANLSPERNMLLIGECDDRSSERIAHLRAALEGASITSAPVVRIRETIWTKLLTNMSMSVLCLLTGLTARGVRDDPALQEVIPRLLEEANAVAQSCFPGVKRLTRSGPAPDHKPSILQDYELGRAMEIDVLVRAPAAFARAADLPTPMLDLMAALAIRQARDKGLYRG; this is encoded by the coding sequence ATGCGTATCTGCATTTTCGGCGCGGGCGCCGTCGGCAGCCATTTTGCGGTGCGGCTGGCGCTGGCAGGGCACGACGTATCCTGCGTGATGCGCGGGTCGCATCTTGGGGCGGTGAAGGCCAACGGCCTGACGTTGCGGGTCGGCGACGCCGAATTCAAGGCAGGAGTGAACGCCTCCGACGATCCCGCCGCGCTGGGGCCGCAGGATGTCGTGATCTCGACGCTGAAGGCGACCGGCATCGGTGCGCTCGCGACCGGCCTCAAGCCGCTGCTGCGCGACGACACCGCCGTGGTGTTCGCCCAGAACGGCATTCCCTGGTGGTACGACATCGGACTGTCGGCCGATCATCCGCCGCCGCCCGATCTCGGTTTTCTCGATCCCGGAGCCCAATTGCGGTCGGCGGTCGCAAGAGAGCGGATCATCGGCGGGGTGATCTTCTCGTCGAACGAGGTGATCACGCCCGGCGTGGTGGCCAATCTCTCGCCCGAGCGCAACATGCTCCTGATCGGCGAATGCGACGACCGCAGCAGCGAGCGCATCGCTCACCTCCGCGCCGCGCTCGAAGGCGCTTCGATTACCTCGGCGCCGGTGGTGCGGATCCGGGAGACGATCTGGACCAAGCTCCTGACCAACATGTCGATGTCGGTGCTGTGCCTCTTGACCGGACTGACCGCGCGGGGCGTGCGGGACGACCCGGCGCTGCAGGAGGTCATTCCGCGCCTGCTCGAAGAAGCCAACGCCGTCGCGCAAAGCTGCTTTCCCGGCGTCAAGCGGCTGACGCGAAGCGGGCCGGCGCCCGACCACAAGCCGTCGATCCTGCAGGATTACGAACTCGGCCGCGCCATGGAGATCGACGTGCTGGTGCGTGCGCCGGCGGCGTTCGCCCGCGCCGCTGATCTGCCGACGCCGATGCTCGACCTGATGGCGGCGCTCGCGATCCGCCAGGCGCGCGACAAGGGGCTTTATCGGGGCTGA
- a CDS encoding Spy/CpxP family protein refolding chaperone produces MSRFNIRLAAIVLVTVLSAAGYAAAKGGGGHGGGHGHGHGGGHGHGGAHFRSGGHGGGHFGRAHFGGGRHISGHRAVAAQNFRSGAPGSRAFARSMRHTAALHSPGMRTRIAAGAALAGWHYGRSGSGWWRHGNGGYGWVGPLFWPFAYFDIYDYAIWGNGVGAPFWGYGYGDIYAGLFAPYGYDDLAFYLPPRASPGGPGAAMDRLAQMCGDDSRDIAGLPIDLIQQAIEPTETQRAALDDLASVSVTAARNIKAACPDKIALTAPSRLASMQQRIEAMIAAVAMVRPALDKFYGLLNDEQKARLNALGEDQQRQATARRSNRSLVWSCDAAQPAAPQWPAEEIDARLRPTDAQRARLVALQDAGARAAETLKTSCPAGDTVTPPARLAAAGQRLDTMLQAIKQVRSALDDFWGTLSDEQKAQFEAIGPRRTADQADTRRRHSRKYGF; encoded by the coding sequence ATGTCGAGATTCAACATCAGGCTTGCCGCCATCGTTCTCGTGACCGTGCTGTCGGCTGCCGGATATGCCGCGGCGAAAGGCGGTGGCGGTCATGGCGGCGGTCACGGTCATGGCCATGGTGGCGGTCATGGCCACGGCGGCGCGCATTTCCGTAGTGGCGGCCATGGCGGCGGGCATTTCGGCCGCGCGCATTTCGGCGGCGGACGCCACATCAGCGGCCATCGCGCCGTCGCGGCGCAAAATTTCAGATCCGGCGCGCCGGGCTCCCGTGCGTTTGCCCGCTCGATGCGCCACACGGCGGCGCTGCACAGCCCCGGCATGCGCACCCGGATCGCCGCCGGCGCGGCGCTGGCGGGATGGCACTACGGCCGCAGCGGCAGCGGATGGTGGCGGCACGGTAACGGCGGATACGGATGGGTCGGACCGCTGTTCTGGCCGTTCGCCTATTTCGACATCTATGACTATGCGATCTGGGGCAACGGCGTCGGCGCGCCGTTCTGGGGCTACGGTTACGGCGACATCTATGCCGGCTTGTTTGCGCCCTACGGCTACGACGACCTCGCATTCTATCTGCCGCCACGCGCTTCGCCCGGCGGCCCCGGCGCCGCCATGGACCGGCTGGCCCAGATGTGCGGCGACGACAGCCGCGATATTGCCGGCCTCCCGATCGATCTGATCCAGCAGGCGATCGAGCCGACCGAGACGCAACGCGCCGCGCTCGACGATCTCGCCAGCGTTTCGGTCACGGCCGCGCGGAACATCAAGGCAGCCTGCCCGGACAAGATTGCGTTGACCGCGCCAAGCCGGCTGGCATCGATGCAGCAGCGGATCGAGGCGATGATCGCGGCGGTGGCCATGGTGCGGCCGGCGCTGGATAAATTCTACGGCCTGCTCAACGACGAGCAGAAGGCGCGGCTCAACGCGCTCGGCGAGGACCAGCAGCGGCAAGCCACCGCGAGAAGGAGCAACCGGTCGCTGGTCTGGAGCTGCGACGCCGCGCAGCCTGCCGCGCCGCAATGGCCGGCCGAGGAGATCGATGCGAGGCTGCGCCCGACCGACGCGCAACGTGCGCGCCTCGTCGCGCTGCAGGACGCCGGCGCCAGGGCGGCGGAGACGCTCAAGACCTCGTGCCCGGCCGGGGACACGGTCACGCCGCCGGCGCGCCTTGCGGCTGCCGGCCAACGGCTCGATACCATGCTGCAGGCGATCAAGCAGGTGCGGTCGGCGCTTGACGATTTCTGGGGAACGCTGAGCGACGAGCAGAAGGCGCAATTCGAGGCGATCGGCCCGCGGCGCACGGCGGATCAGGCCGACACCAGGCGGCGGCATTCCCGCAAGTACGGATTTTGA
- a CDS encoding SDR family oxidoreductase: protein MHVKGRVCVVTGAASGIGEAVARAWAAAGARGVAVADLKSSRDRLAKVAGEIDGLAVTCDVGEEQDIRALIAAAEDKYGPVDVFFSNAGLSRKGQESADDADWEVSWRVHVMSHVFAARALVPGMLARGSGYLLNTASAAGLLASLNSMPYGVTKHAAVALAEHLAIQYGDRGIRVSVLCPQSVQTGMTTPGPSAARVDGVLQPSEVARMVIEAMEAERFLILTHPQVHEYMQRKAASAERWLTGMRRLRDRIYGAPAG, encoded by the coding sequence ATGCACGTCAAGGGAAGAGTCTGTGTCGTCACCGGAGCCGCCAGCGGCATCGGCGAGGCGGTGGCCCGCGCCTGGGCGGCGGCCGGCGCGCGCGGCGTCGCGGTCGCCGATCTCAAGAGTTCGCGCGACCGGCTCGCCAAGGTCGCGGGCGAGATCGACGGCCTCGCCGTGACCTGCGATGTCGGCGAGGAGCAAGACATCAGGGCGCTGATCGCCGCGGCCGAGGACAAGTATGGCCCGGTCGACGTGTTCTTTTCCAATGCCGGCCTGTCGCGCAAGGGACAGGAGAGCGCCGACGACGCCGACTGGGAGGTCAGCTGGCGGGTGCATGTCATGAGCCACGTGTTCGCGGCGCGCGCGCTGGTGCCGGGCATGCTGGCGCGCGGCTCCGGCTATCTGCTCAATACCGCTTCCGCAGCGGGGCTGCTGGCGTCGCTGAACTCCATGCCCTACGGCGTGACCAAACATGCCGCGGTGGCGCTGGCCGAGCATCTCGCCATTCAATATGGCGACCGCGGCATCCGGGTTTCCGTGCTGTGCCCGCAATCGGTGCAGACCGGCATGACGACGCCGGGGCCGAGCGCGGCGCGGGTCGACGGCGTGCTGCAGCCGAGCGAGGTGGCGCGCATGGTGATCGAGGCGATGGAGGCTGAGCGCTTCCTGATCCTGACCCACCCGCAGGTGCATGAATACATGCAGCGCAAGGCCGCCAGCGCCGAGCGCTGGCTGACCGGAATGCGCCGGCTGCGCGACAGAATCTATGGCGCCCCGGCGGGCTGA
- a CDS encoding enoyl-CoA hydratase-related protein, which translates to MPANPVLWDLDQRGVATVTLNRPEVNNAYDAGLINGVLAAMADLGKQPSLRVVVLKGNGRHFQAGADLKWINGVRPKAPAENEAVSQATFEAVQRLNLLPIPTVALVQGGCFGGGTGVISACDVVIAADNAVFSITEVRWGLTAAIIIPQLCDAIGVRQVRRYALTGERFGADDARRIGLVHEVVPLDDLEAAGAKVVDQLLANGPEAMAETKALAMESSFGGMAVDDEAYTRLVRMHSARRRTAEASEGLASFAEKRAGNWAGLKK; encoded by the coding sequence ATGCCTGCCAATCCGGTCCTGTGGGACCTCGATCAACGCGGCGTCGCCACGGTCACGCTGAACCGGCCGGAGGTCAACAACGCCTATGACGCCGGCCTGATCAACGGCGTGCTGGCGGCGATGGCCGATCTTGGCAAGCAGCCTTCGCTGCGCGTCGTGGTGCTGAAGGGCAACGGCAGGCACTTCCAGGCCGGCGCCGACCTGAAATGGATCAATGGCGTGCGGCCGAAAGCGCCTGCCGAAAACGAAGCGGTGTCGCAAGCCACGTTCGAGGCGGTGCAGCGGCTGAACCTTCTGCCGATCCCGACCGTGGCGCTGGTGCAGGGCGGCTGCTTCGGCGGCGGCACCGGGGTGATCTCCGCCTGCGACGTGGTGATCGCCGCCGACAATGCTGTCTTCTCGATCACCGAGGTGCGCTGGGGGCTGACGGCCGCCATCATCATCCCGCAACTGTGCGATGCCATCGGCGTCCGCCAGGTCCGCCGCTATGCGCTGACCGGCGAGCGCTTCGGCGCCGACGACGCGCGCCGCATCGGTCTCGTGCATGAGGTGGTGCCGCTCGACGATCTGGAAGCCGCGGGCGCGAAAGTCGTCGACCAGTTGCTGGCCAACGGCCCCGAAGCGATGGCCGAGACCAAGGCGCTCGCCATGGAAAGCTCGTTCGGCGGCATGGCCGTGGACGACGAGGCCTATACGCGGCTGGTCCGGATGCATTCGGCGCGGCGCCGGACCGCGGAGGCTTCCGAAGGCCTTGCCTCGTTCGCCGAAAAGCGCGCGGGCAATTGGGCCGGCCTCAAGAAATAA
- a CDS encoding rhodanese-like domain-containing protein has protein sequence MLSQFLRKFMATSSTPAITHEELLQAHRSGACTVVDVREAHEYAGGHIPGAVNHPLSQFDPARVPRGERVVLICRSGARSAAAMKRMIAAGRQDAQHYPAGMAGWRARKGPVER, from the coding sequence ATGCTGTCTCAATTCTTGCGCAAGTTCATGGCTACCTCCAGCACTCCCGCCATTACGCATGAGGAACTCCTGCAAGCGCATCGAAGCGGGGCGTGCACGGTCGTGGATGTGCGTGAGGCGCACGAATATGCCGGCGGGCACATTCCCGGCGCGGTCAATCATCCACTTTCCCAATTCGATCCTGCTCGCGTGCCGCGCGGCGAGCGCGTCGTGCTGATCTGTCGGTCCGGGGCGCGATCCGCAGCTGCCATGAAGCGAATGATCGCTGCCGGGAGGCAGGACGCGCAGCATTATCCGGCCGGCATGGCGGGATGGCGGGCGCGCAAGGGGCCGGTAGAGAGATAA